In Mytilus edulis chromosome 8, xbMytEdul2.2, whole genome shotgun sequence, the genomic window TCGTTATCTTTATCAGACAGACTGTTTTTAAATCAAGAAAACTCCGTCCTTTATAACCTATCCTTGTGTAGTGTTCCCTTGCAGCATACTGTATAAAGTTGGTGTTTTTTTGTGTCGTAGCGATCAAACATGTCTGCTGGTGTATGTGCTATATTAAAGTATTGagacatatttaaaaaatatattcagatGCAAggtcaaaaattgttttattttttaaacaccaACACATTACACCAATAGAAGGTATACAACGTGGAGAATAGACTTCggatttgaattgtttcacaaaatcAGACATGTTTGATTTCTTCATGCGGCCCTTATAGTGTAAAAGGAGTACCTGGAATGGGACTGAAAGCTAAAGACAGCACATGTTATATATAAGCACCATATGTGCAGTTTGTTAAAACCAATGCACGTCTGAATAAAGGTTCGGGATTTgtgaaatatgtattttatttcgtttgaaatagggctttttcccgtttgctatttgtagtaattatttatagatgggaactagtataactagttcggatagtggttttgtaacagtatgtactatttataaatttgatgttaAGTGCATAAGGCACGAGGATTTTTTTGGCGGTTTTTACGATTAGGGTttaatggtactatatacagTTTGGCTTTTAAATGTTTTAGTATCGAAAGTGCTCGCAGTTACGTCAAACTGAAGTTGGTCACATTGGTATAtatgcagttgctgctatgtGTATTGTACATACAGGCGTTGGAGGTATTAGACGAGGAAAAAtaaacgatgcgaaagaggaacaatgttatatgtcatgtatttatatgttgtttctatcgaagaaatatgtacaataaattaAGATAAAGATTGAATCGCAAGAGAATATaatatgttactgcgagcaactaatcctatatctgtgtttgtctcgtttatagcctattgaatttagagatAAGATAAGGACGAGCAGGACAAGAGagaatttaacttatattattTCCTCCGTTTACATTTTAATAAGGTGTGTTTTAACGGTCATATTTACTCCAAAGACAGATGTATGTAGTAAGAATTAAATGTGGTATTTGTTCATATAAGATAATATGAGTATTACAGCATAAGAATGTACAGGTGTTGGGTTTACTTCAAAGAGTAAGCAaccaagaaaaaacaaaaaacaaaccttCTTCACATTATATAATGATTATCAATATTCAACACATATTATTTGATATGGCATCCCAAATAGCCATTCATTTCCAAAGataataataaattcaaaagagAACGTCAAAGATCTGTGATCAAGTTAAACGTCAAATTttctaaatcacaaaaaaataattataaccaCGATTCTTGGATTTTTCTTCTTCATATAAGGAAAAACAGAATACCAGGAACTGATTGGGTAGTTCTTAGAGAACATTCAGTTAGAATTTCCTGTCTTTACGTCGTCTGAAATCATCTTTATTGTTGTCTGTTTAATTTTTGGTTTAGCTTATAAATTATCGTTGTCCCgctaggcattttttttttatctttgtcaaTCTTGATTGATTTCATAACTGGTATAATAATTAATATAACATCTTTATCAGAATtatagtcttaaagaaatcattatgtatactctaagtttttctcaACTATATATTTTATACCCCCTTCcctgtttcatttttttaaagaatctgaaaacaagactttaattattgctagcttaccctatttgcaaattttctgataaaaatgcCTGGaacctgtttaaaactgttttgatatcATATTGAAAGCAAATCAGAATACTATAAATggaatgtttagcagtcaatcattacaatattcaagattatagaaagtatccaatccagcctctgtcGCCAGTcaacatcttactgtatgcctgtTTGTCAATTAAATAACACATTTTCTGCTTCAAATGGTCCATCTAGAATTTTTGTCACAACAGTATAATCTGGAACCATATATCTGACATAATTTAgctaatatatatactagaagtgttcaaacaaagccatatttgaaatagttgtatgcatgcagataccagtctgagatataaattcactttaaatgttgtagagatgactgctaacatcaaatttttgcataacttccaagtatagttattgttttctatatcaaaaactttaaaatcataaaatcatagcatttacaagttaaattatttatttataacccAGAGGGCAGGCAATTTTCTATGTGTTTGTGCCCTTGGGGCCTCAAATCTCCTCTAAATCATTTTGCTGTTTcaagcaatttggaatatttagtacatattcaggatagaacacactattgtaagttttcttgaaatatttttgttttttagctTGTATTTAtcatgccgtggtgacaaaaaagcagatttaggtgttgcagcttacttttgggttatcgaaaggacacaaataccccaaaCATAATATTTaagaaggatctatgagtttcaatgacttcgaagagtaaatataagcacttcttaacaatttaatttacaaatatgaaaatattatgaaatattttgtatccaggactttaagaaAACGATGtctactgtaaactgtgaatttatgctgagtcatcatatttgaGGCCCAGGAATCTaccaatcttcattaaatatttataaaacttcatatttgagttaatttttttaacatttgtgaaataaagcaaatttggttaaatttttaatgttcctctttttcaccctatataggttgcatttctgtaaatattgtcaatacagtttcccataggaactccttttacggctaaaactgtaccacttttactatgaagttttgaaaaaaatctaatcctagaattgaaagttcatatgcaccacaatgtTTTTCAAAGGTCAtatgcggcatattttcaacgtttatatgccctgcaCTTCTCaaagtttaaactaacactaattttcttaactccccctacctcgaatgaaaggttacctcatatttcaatgtaaacaatatgatcatgttatttactggttacattcccaagttatgtatCTATGAGATGggacacagagagcataactgggaaacaaacttatttttttataaatgttcaagATCTCTCcgaaagaggcgtgttttgagaaacagctgtatttacaaagtgtaaCCTAGAGGTTGACAATTTTGTCaaccacatattttttaaaaacatcaacGAACAACGGCAGTATGGATATACATTATTCTGCtattcaataaaaacgtattgtATGTGAATTGAACAAAGACAATTTATTAAGGAATGTTAAAACAAAGAGATTTTTTGTATGATTTGCAATGACCACATAACATATTAAAACACTAATGGAATGGAaggataacaaaaacaaaacaaaacaaaacaaaacaaaacaaaacaaacaatatgggatgtttaaaaaaatcagtaCCATGATCAGCATGTGTGTTTATCTGATTAACAGGTTTAATTAAGATgaatagataacatttttgttgatttctaGACATTGCACAATTGTACGAGTATGTCTGTACTTCTTTTGGTAGTAGTATTCAAAATCTTGTCAATCAAGCCATCAATAGTCTGTAGAAACTCATCAATATGTGTAAATAGTatcctgaaagaaaaaaaacccatatgaTTCAGTTTTAAATGTATAAAGGACTACATATTACAAATGTAGCTACTATCAGTAATACTGTATGTACCATTTTGTAAGTTCTACTTTCTGTTGGTTTAATTGCTTTGTTCTTGAGCATTTAAATGTTTGATAATAATTCAGAATGTTTctttttccattttgaatttcgaTTTGACTTTTTCCGGTTTTGTTTAATCATTGCAGTTTAAGAGATTCTGTAATTTGGGAGTAATTTCGAGATACgtctttttgtataaaaatttcattcAATTGACGATTTGCTTTTTGTTACGTGTGAAATATaccaatttttcaaacatcaacTGTACTAACGAATTGTTGTGGATATCATACATGTAAGCATAGATGAACAACGAATTTCAATATTGAACGTAACACACACATTACATAGGCTTGTATGGAAAATTAGACAATGCCATGAAAGAAAGTATCAACGAAAATACATAGATTTCTAGATACGCTCACATGTGTGCCCATACATATATGAAGAAAACTGTATTaacatttaaaacaacaaataatgttTCATCAATTGTAATAAATGTAGTtgaaaaaacttacaaaaatggTAATGTTTGTAGTCCTTTTCTGCAATACAGTATGCATCGGCTATTGGACATTTGAATACGTTGGTGGCAAGTTATGCGCAGATTGTTGAGCATAAGACAGACTTGTAGAAGCAATAATAACATTCTTCCCCTCCgatcctacaaaaaaaaaaattattatacagCTTTGTATTCAAATTCAgccatttaaaatttaaaagaaaacatttgatatGCTACATGTGTAAGCGAGATGTATTTTGACAGTCAAATCGCATTCATGTATTGATATTGCCGGATTGAATACACAAAAcctgaaaatattttaattaaggaTATACCGTATTTGATTATAGAAATGATATCGATCCCTTATGCGAATTGATCAAAAGCTAATTTAAGTAAACAAGCTTGGTCAATTATTATTACCGAGACAAAGGTAGTATACCACttattttaaattcagaaattattgcgaggtttttatagTTGCGAAAATTGCGCTTAACCCAAACATATATCGGTTACAAAGAGAACAGCTGAAGTCCGCATCTGGATGCGGGATTTGTTTCCTGTGTTCAATACCCATCGATGACGTTCTtctgtttttttgctttttaatcGAGTTGTAATCATTTTGACACGTCCCCAATCTCCATTCTTAATGTTACATATATGACTGTTAGGGTTTGATAATTGAAATTAAGAATGTTAATACTATATTGACGTATGTGTTGTTTTTTAAGCAAATTTTATTGAATGGTTGTTTCAGGTTGTTGACAATCTAAGGACAAATGGGACTTCTGTTTTAAAATAGTGACCACGAAGTAAGAAGCTCATTGGTGAAAAGCAGAGCATGCTCCTATGAAGGTCGGAATCCGTAGCATTGCTCATAGAAAGTTTATATTAGTTATTATATGTTAATGTGTAACCATAGACGAAAGAAGGATGTAATTACGGTGTGAGTGTTGCTAAGTTATTTTCACATGTGCGTAGTTATCTGTTGAACGGATGTTTCATATCCGTCTTTATAAATTCTGTATAATTTCTAAAAACACAAAGTGCATGATAtcctaactttaaaaaataaatcgaaATCATATCTGAGCAAATCACAATAATTAtttaagaatacaaaaattatcgcATATATTCCTTGATTTAACCAAGTTAGTCAAAACAACCATTAATAACAATTTAGCTTACCGCTAATGAACATAATGTGATTTCGAGTCGGTTGTTGTAAATGTTGAACAACGCCGTTGTTAGTTCCTGTGTTATTGTGTGGCAAACTTAGGCGCATACGTCTTTTCAATACATACAGgattacaaatataacaataacaaCTAATACTGCTCCGAGTCCAATTCCTGCTCCAGTTGATAATGTTCTAAAATAAATGGCAATGTTGGCGTAATCAATAGTTATTCCTTATATACAAGTCAgcaaacattttttgtaaatgctgtttttaaaataaaatgtttaaccaCATGCAATGATATACAGTAGTTGAAAACACATTTGAAAGATGTCAAAATTTACAGAACAAATATAAATTTCGATAAAGGAACACATAATAACAACacaaatataatttcaaatttaaaatataaccCTGGTTTGCCaccttcaattaaaaaaatttataaaaagataaaatgtttacattagacatgttagacgAAAATCATTTGTATGTTATGTCATGTTACTCTCAGAATTATTTGCCATATCAATTGTAATGCGTTGAACATCATCGTGTTCTACAGATGCCCCTTCACATGCCTCAAAAAACATTCAGACAAGATGTTGATCTTTGCTGTTTGTCTTTGATTGTTAATCTGGTTTCTTTTTGTTGTTAGTTTTGTCTATTGGAATGTTCCCAAAAACAAACTCGATTTATTAAATTGTTGTTTTGAATTATCCTTATTGAGTTTGTTTTCCAAAAgacaataaagtttttttttcagcaCATAAACGTGCCTGATGAATAGTTTTAGGTACatggcttataatttgatacgcaagacgcacgtttcgtctacaaaagacattTACCATGTCTATTACGCTTTGTCATAGGATAATTAGTCTAAACCAAATAtcataaagttttattttattttaatattctaaACCAGGTAAACAATCAAATATTATGATATCATTATACAACGTTTATTTCACAATGCGATCTAATATAATATAAAACTCACCCACTGGCTTTAGTCTTTTCTGAAATCGAGGCACGTGTAGTAGTGGttctaaaaaagaaacaaatattagCAATCCTCAGTTTGTAcgaatacatttattttgttattttgtacaaTTGCAGTACATGTATTAGACAGTCACTGGAAAAGTTGAACATCAAGATGAAAAGTTAAGAACGACGCGGGGAAACGTATTCTTGTTTTcttaaatgtcaaaaaattacTACAAAATTTTAAAACCTTTCAAACTCACATTTTCTAACAATTTGAATTCAAATTTAACGATTATAGTATTATAGATAAAATTACGAATCaataaattatcattaaaaacgtaaacaaaataaatgtgcAGAACATGTACAGGAAAAGGAAAATATTTAAACCAACTTCAACTTTCAACAGTTTATATACTGAATCCGAATGCAGAACTGTACTCACTGCTTTTTTAAGGGTGGGATGTTCTCAATGTGCTCAAGTTGTCTTTCGCGCCtagtatatgtttttgtttaatatatttctGATACGAACCGATCaaataggtaaaattgttttttattgtttttattatgttgTGTTATTACACCCCTGTCCATGGTTACGGGAGGGTCGGCGCATACAAACTAGTTTAACCACCGTCACATGAATTATACATGTTTTGCATTGTACTGTCCCAAAGACTAATTTTGAGTCAAGTGACAATATATTTATAGTTCAAGTTTTTATTCAAGtactctttttttattttatttcataccTGGGCGAAGTTTCGCATTGATGATATCTGGTGCTTACTACACAGCGCCAAGTACCATTTAATTTACAACACTCATCACATAATACCGTTAGTGAACCATTGCAAAAACCCTCACAGTGGTAAGAATAAAGACCATCTCTTTTACATTCTTCAcctaatgaaaataaaacacaaataataggTTGCTGTTGGTAGATTGACGATTTACCAATATTCGTGCAATAAACTGATAGTAAAATAATAGTAATACTGAGAGAAATATGAATGATTGATTTGTGTTTGCACTAAGCCACATGAGTGCAAAAACATTGCAGCGAGAAATACATAGATTACCCAAAACAAGATGTAGTTTTTACAAATAAGacgacaaatatttcatgatactACAACATGCATAAAAACCTGACGTTTATGTTGCTGATTATATTAAATAGTTCCATTTGTTTTCTAAGTTATGTATTGAAACActttaatatgcatttttttttaaacactggTTTTAGACAAGAATTATTTCTGAAGCACATTTTGATTCCTTATGTTGAATACAATATACCTACATTTCAATCCATAAAATAAGGCACAGATTAAGAAACATCCTAAGATTAATTTGTACTGCTCCATTGTGtaagtgtttttaaaaaaatgatcttCGTATTAATCGACTGTGATTCGTACGTGACAAATGTTGAAATTGGATATCAATATTGACGAGTGCATTGACTTCTTTTAAAAAGAACTCAAGTACTGCGTCGAAGTATTCACGTTTTACTTGtttgttaaataaattttagCATAATAGTATTTTCACGCacctatttatcatgtatattagGCTTTTTGGGGTGTTATTTGTATCACAAcgtaaacatataaaaaaatcaaggaACTGTAAATTGAAGTTTGTTTGGTAATTAAAAAGTATTGTCAGGTAACcgatcccaattttttttttttatctttttttttttcattttgctgggtttttatcCATTTTAGTCGTATTTATAATACCCTTGATTATCCTCCTCTTTCATGGTTTGCAAActatgtaaaaacaaaaaaacactttttgtGCACTTTATAGCTttatgttcggtgtgagccacaGCTTCGTGTCGGAGACCgttatttgacctataatggtttgcttttacaaattgtgacttggatggagcgGTGTCTCATTGGAATTTATAACATATCTTCttatatgttttgtaaaaaaaaaataaccatgtttGATCATTATTAACATTTTGAACAAGGCAACACTTAATCatctgtttttttaaattgtagataAATACTTATTCCTATTATTGACAAA contains:
- the LOC139486000 gene encoding uncharacterized protein, which produces MEQYKLILGCFLICALFYGLKCEECKRDGLYSYHCEGFCNGSLTVLCDECCKLNGTWRCVVSTRYHQCETSPRTTTTRASISEKTKASGTLSTGAGIGLGAVLVVIVIFVILYVLKRRMRLSLPHNNTGTNNGVVQHLQQPTRNHIMFISGSEGKNVIIASTSLSYAQQSAHNLPPTYSNVQ